A genomic segment from Segniliparus rotundus DSM 44985 encodes:
- a CDS encoding mechanosensitive ion channel family protein, whose protein sequence is MHANLSAPAYSEWTKWLAKFGVQNFGDWMLTRGVRIVMAMIAAVLLARFLRWAAGIFGRGGLFSQKHSGVRSEGSRQRETLAATIAWALTVLVYFVAGLRIAKLLEFDLTGLTVPATAAGAGLGFGAQRIVQDLLSGFFIIAEKQYRIGDLVQLSVLGTTYDPVGTVEEVTLRVTKLRSSEGQLFTVPNGQIVKSTNMSKDWSQAVVDIPVPNSTDIGLVREKLVEICAAAKEDPNLATLLRGEPVYTGVESIELDRTSMRIVANSVPGQQFVLSRRLRARILSDLRKEGIATMASPGPAQPEDASKKTVRPPRPEEDTAPQERVR, encoded by the coding sequence GTGCACGCCAACCTCAGCGCCCCCGCGTACAGCGAATGGACGAAGTGGCTTGCCAAATTCGGCGTGCAGAACTTCGGCGACTGGATGCTCACCCGCGGCGTCCGGATCGTCATGGCCATGATCGCCGCGGTCCTGCTCGCGCGCTTCTTGCGGTGGGCGGCGGGGATTTTCGGCCGAGGCGGCCTGTTCTCGCAGAAGCACTCCGGCGTGCGCAGCGAGGGATCGCGCCAACGCGAGACCCTCGCCGCGACGATCGCCTGGGCGCTCACCGTCCTGGTGTACTTCGTCGCGGGGCTGCGGATCGCCAAACTGCTCGAATTCGACCTCACCGGGCTCACCGTCCCCGCGACCGCGGCGGGCGCGGGGCTCGGCTTCGGCGCGCAGCGCATCGTGCAAGACCTGCTCTCCGGGTTCTTCATCATCGCCGAGAAGCAGTACCGCATCGGCGACTTGGTGCAGCTGTCCGTCCTGGGCACGACCTACGACCCCGTCGGCACCGTGGAGGAGGTGACCCTGCGCGTGACCAAGCTCCGATCCTCCGAGGGACAGCTGTTCACCGTCCCCAACGGCCAAATCGTGAAATCGACCAATATGTCGAAGGACTGGTCGCAGGCGGTGGTGGACATCCCCGTGCCGAACTCGACGGACATCGGGCTCGTGCGCGAGAAGCTGGTCGAGATCTGCGCGGCGGCCAAAGAAGACCCGAACCTGGCCACGCTGTTGCGCGGCGAGCCCGTGTACACGGGGGTGGAGAGCATCGAACTCGACCGGACCAGCATGCGCATCGTCGCGAACTCCGTGCCCGGCCAACAGTTCGTCCTCAGCCGGAGGCTGCGGGCACGAATCCTCAGCGACCTGCGCAAAGAAGGCATCGCGACCATGGCGAGCCCAGGCCCGGCGCAGCCTGAGGACGCGTCGAAGAAAACCGTCCGCCCGCCCCGGCCCGAAGAAGACACCGCGCCGCAGGAGCGTGTGCGATGA
- a CDS encoding glycosyltransferase, which translates to MVCVSPPLSPERPFGTERVWAVIVTHRRASTLRRSLAALQAQTAPLAGLVVVDNAAEQEVAELVAELWPTARYIGSKRNLGGAGGFALGILTVLAEGADWVWLADDDGRPESPETLGALLSCARRHGLAEVSPAVVDEADPDRLAFPLRRGLRWRRRRSELGDEELLPGIASLFNGALFRTDALFAVGVPDLRLFLRGDEVEVHRRLVQSGLRFGTCLHAAYLHPQGSDEFLPILGGAMHAQYPSDEVKRFYTYRNRGYLQAQRGMRKLVAQEWARFGWFFLVTRRDLGGFREWARLRRIGRQERFGDREPQRHQRASPAAPVD; encoded by the coding sequence ATGGTCTGCGTGTCACCTCCCTTGAGCCCAGAGCGTCCTTTCGGCACAGAGCGCGTTTGGGCGGTCATCGTCACCCACCGCCGCGCCAGCACGCTGCGCCGCTCCCTGGCCGCCCTGCAGGCCCAGACCGCGCCGCTGGCCGGGTTGGTGGTCGTCGACAACGCGGCGGAGCAGGAAGTCGCCGAACTCGTCGCGGAGCTGTGGCCCACCGCGCGCTACATCGGCTCGAAGCGCAACCTCGGCGGCGCGGGCGGGTTCGCGCTCGGGATTCTGACCGTCCTGGCCGAAGGGGCGGACTGGGTGTGGCTCGCCGACGACGACGGGCGCCCAGAAAGCCCCGAAACCCTCGGCGCGCTCCTGAGCTGCGCGCGCCGTCACGGGCTCGCCGAAGTCTCCCCCGCGGTGGTGGACGAGGCCGACCCGGACCGGCTGGCGTTCCCCCTCCGCCGCGGGCTGCGCTGGCGAAGGCGCAGGTCCGAGCTCGGGGACGAGGAGCTGCTGCCGGGCATTGCCTCCTTGTTCAACGGCGCATTGTTCCGAACCGACGCGCTGTTCGCCGTCGGCGTGCCCGACCTGCGCCTTTTCTTGCGGGGCGACGAGGTCGAAGTCCACCGGCGGCTCGTCCAGAGCGGCCTGCGGTTCGGAACCTGTCTGCACGCCGCGTACCTGCATCCGCAGGGTTCGGACGAGTTCCTGCCGATCCTGGGCGGCGCGATGCACGCGCAATACCCGTCCGACGAGGTGAAACGCTTCTACACCTATCGCAACCGGGGGTATTTGCAGGCCCAACGGGGCATGCGGAAACTCGTGGCGCAGGAATGGGCGAGATTCGGCTGGTTCTTCCTCGTCACCCGGCGCGACCTCGGCGGTTTTCGAGAATGGGCGCGGCTGCGCCGAATCGGCCGCCAGGAGCGTTTCGGAGATCGCGAGCCCCAACGGCACCAGCGCGCGAGCCCGGCGGCTCCGGTCGACTAA
- a CDS encoding antitoxin has translation MPGFLEKVKSFIKKDPAKVEQAIDKAGDLIDKQTQGKYADKVDKVQDVAKKAAEKVSEGE, from the coding sequence ATGCCTGGATTTCTTGAAAAGGTGAAGAGTTTCATCAAAAAAGACCCCGCGAAGGTCGAGCAGGCCATTGACAAGGCGGGCGACCTGATCGACAAGCAGACGCAGGGCAAGTACGCCGACAAAGTGGACAAGGTCCAAGACGTCGCGAAAAAAGCCGCGGAAAAGGTTTCCGAGGGCGAATGA
- the rplM gene encoding 50S ribosomal protein L13, giving the protein MTHTTYSPKAADLNHQWHVIDATDVVLGRLAVTAATLLRGKHKPTYAPHLDNGDFVVIVNAGKVALTGNKRADKLVHRHSGHPGGLKTRSIGQLLDSDPRRVVEKAVKGMIPRNKLGRAVERKLKVYAGPEHPHQAQQPVPYAITQVSQ; this is encoded by the coding sequence ATTACACACACCACATACAGCCCGAAGGCTGCCGACCTGAACCATCAGTGGCATGTCATCGACGCGACCGACGTCGTGCTCGGCCGGTTGGCGGTGACTGCGGCGACCCTGCTGCGCGGCAAGCACAAGCCGACGTACGCCCCGCACCTCGACAACGGCGACTTCGTCGTCATCGTGAATGCCGGGAAAGTCGCCCTGACCGGCAACAAGCGCGCTGACAAGCTGGTGCACCGCCACTCCGGCCACCCCGGCGGCCTCAAGACCCGCAGCATCGGGCAGCTGCTCGACAGCGATCCTCGCCGCGTGGTGGAGAAGGCCGTCAAGGGCATGATCCCGCGCAACAAGCTGGGCCGCGCCGTGGAGCGCAAACTCAAGGTGTACGCAGGCCCGGAGCACCCGCACCAGGCCCAGCAGCCCGTGCCGTACGCCATCACCCAGGTTTCGCAGTGA
- the rpsI gene encoding 30S ribosomal protein S9: MSADENQGRAVSEEQETVTEDYLTDDENAALDAIESAEDETQGAGSAPAREKAPLREFTEEIITVGRRKEAVVRLRLSLGTGKFTLNGRSLENYFPNRVHQQLVKSPLVHADREGSVDVRATLHGGGISGQAGALRLALSRALIEASPEDRPALKVAGFLTRDARATERKKYGLKKARKAPQYSKR, from the coding sequence GTGAGCGCGGACGAGAACCAAGGCCGTGCAGTGAGCGAGGAGCAAGAGACAGTGACCGAGGACTACCTGACCGACGACGAAAACGCGGCGCTCGACGCCATCGAATCGGCCGAAGACGAAACGCAGGGCGCGGGCAGCGCCCCCGCGCGGGAGAAGGCCCCGCTGCGCGAATTCACCGAAGAGATCATCACGGTCGGCCGGCGCAAGGAAGCCGTTGTGCGCCTGCGCCTCTCCCTCGGCACCGGCAAGTTCACCTTGAACGGCCGCAGCCTTGAGAATTACTTCCCGAACCGGGTCCACCAGCAGTTGGTGAAGTCCCCGCTGGTCCACGCGGACCGCGAGGGCTCGGTCGATGTGCGTGCCACGCTGCACGGCGGGGGCATCTCCGGCCAGGCCGGCGCGTTGCGCCTCGCCCTGTCCAGGGCGCTGATCGAGGCAAGCCCGGAGGACCGTCCCGCCCTGAAGGTCGCGGGCTTCCTGACCCGCGACGCTCGTGCGACCGAACGCAAGAAATACGGCCTCAAGAAAGCCCGGAAAGCCCCGCAGTACTCGAAGCGTTGA
- the glmM gene encoding phosphoglucosamine mutase, giving the protein MTALFGTDGVRGVANTELTPELALTLGSLAGSRLRGESGLAVVGRDPRISGAMLEACVCAGLASSGVRVLRAGVLPTPAVSWLVKDLGADLGVVVSASHNPMPDNGLKFFGPGGGKLDAETENLLAADVSRVSKGGKASWGWGEGERPTGAGVGDLVDFPEGAARYVSRFAPITPKAGQLRVVVDCANGATSRLAAQVYEATGAEVITLNAEPDGLNINDRCGSTHLDGLRAAVLEEGADLGLAHDGDGDRCLAVAEDGDVVDGDAIMAVLALGLHERGQLRHNKLVVTVMSNLGLHIAMRAAGVELEVTQVGDRHVTDALREGGYSIGGEQSGHVVIPELGETGDGMVTGLRLISRIVESGKSLSELASVVQVYPQVLVNVPVVDKLAAASDLSVLDAVASAQERLGGKGRVLLRPSGTEQLVRVMVEAESALSAHEVAEQVAGLVRATNLK; this is encoded by the coding sequence ATGACAGCACTGTTCGGCACCGACGGTGTTCGTGGTGTCGCGAACACCGAGCTGACGCCCGAGTTGGCGTTGACACTCGGATCTTTAGCTGGCTCGAGGTTGCGCGGCGAATCCGGTCTCGCCGTGGTCGGCCGCGACCCCCGCATCTCCGGCGCGATGCTCGAAGCATGCGTGTGCGCTGGGCTGGCAAGCTCCGGCGTGCGCGTGCTCCGGGCGGGCGTGCTGCCAACTCCCGCGGTGTCCTGGCTGGTCAAAGATCTCGGAGCCGATCTCGGCGTGGTGGTCTCCGCGTCGCACAACCCCATGCCGGACAACGGGCTCAAGTTCTTCGGGCCTGGCGGCGGCAAGCTCGACGCGGAGACCGAAAACCTGCTCGCCGCCGATGTCTCGCGCGTCAGCAAGGGCGGCAAGGCGAGCTGGGGATGGGGCGAAGGGGAGCGGCCCACCGGCGCGGGCGTCGGAGACCTCGTCGATTTCCCCGAAGGCGCGGCGCGCTATGTGTCCCGTTTCGCGCCGATCACCCCGAAAGCCGGGCAGTTGCGTGTGGTCGTGGACTGCGCCAATGGCGCGACTTCGCGTTTGGCGGCCCAGGTGTACGAGGCCACGGGCGCCGAGGTCATCACGCTCAACGCCGAACCGGACGGGCTCAACATCAACGACCGCTGCGGTTCCACGCACCTCGACGGCCTGCGCGCGGCGGTGTTGGAAGAAGGCGCGGACCTAGGCCTCGCCCATGACGGGGACGGGGACCGCTGCCTCGCCGTCGCCGAGGACGGCGACGTGGTGGACGGGGACGCCATCATGGCTGTTCTGGCGCTCGGCCTGCATGAGCGCGGCCAGCTGCGCCATAACAAGCTCGTGGTGACCGTGATGAGCAACCTCGGTTTGCACATCGCGATGCGCGCGGCGGGCGTCGAGCTTGAGGTCACCCAGGTCGGCGACCGGCATGTGACCGACGCGCTCCGCGAGGGCGGCTACTCCATCGGCGGCGAGCAGTCCGGCCACGTCGTCATTCCTGAGCTGGGGGAAACCGGCGACGGCATGGTCACCGGCCTTCGTCTGATCTCCCGCATTGTGGAGAGCGGCAAGAGCCTTTCCGAGCTCGCTTCTGTCGTGCAGGTGTATCCGCAAGTCCTGGTCAATGTGCCGGTGGTCGACAAACTCGCCGCCGCCAGCGATCTGTCCGTGCTCGACGCGGTCGCGTCCGCGCAGGAACGCCTCGGCGGCAAAGGGCGTGTGCTGCTGCGGCCGTCCGGCACCGAGCAGCTGGTCCGTGTCATGGTCGAGGCCGAATCGGCGCTGAGCGCGCACGAGGTGGCCGAACAAGTGGCTGGACTGGTCCGCGCCACCAATCTGAAGTAG
- a CDS encoding dienelactone hydrolase family protein, giving the protein MAKNPKPLLARLARTGPNRVARGDLGAAGLPGLVFSPVSGSNLPAIVFAHGWMAHPKRYHRTLRHLASWGFIVAAPSAHRGLFASDKDFAADLSRAVEIVRAASIGANQARAQRVGLVGHGLGASASVLAAAKDPSVAAVAALWPSKTTAATVQAAEDVAAAGLILTTVGEELSLTSNATELALAWGAVAALRAIPDFAPEDLPERRGPRGWFELDLGAGRSVAHAQLTGWLLATLAKDKTYAAFADPDASLPGAAPLDASAVERNPVNAFRALLS; this is encoded by the coding sequence ATGGCGAAAAATCCGAAACCGCTGCTTGCCCGCTTGGCCCGCACCGGGCCGAACCGAGTGGCGCGCGGCGATCTCGGAGCCGCCGGGCTGCCTGGGCTTGTGTTCTCCCCGGTGAGCGGCTCGAATCTGCCCGCCATCGTGTTCGCGCATGGTTGGATGGCGCATCCCAAGCGTTACCATCGCACCTTGCGCCATCTTGCTTCGTGGGGTTTCATCGTGGCTGCGCCGAGCGCGCACCGCGGCCTGTTCGCCAGCGACAAGGATTTCGCGGCTGACCTGAGCCGGGCCGTGGAGATTGTCCGCGCCGCCAGCATCGGCGCGAACCAGGCGCGGGCGCAGCGGGTCGGGCTCGTCGGGCATGGCCTCGGGGCTTCGGCCTCAGTGCTCGCCGCGGCGAAAGACCCCAGCGTGGCGGCCGTCGCGGCACTGTGGCCGAGCAAGACCACAGCAGCGACGGTCCAGGCCGCCGAGGACGTGGCCGCTGCCGGTTTGATCCTCACCACCGTCGGGGAGGAGCTTTCGCTCACCTCGAACGCGACCGAACTCGCGCTCGCCTGGGGCGCTGTCGCGGCGCTGCGCGCCATTCCCGACTTCGCGCCGGAGGACTTGCCGGAACGGCGCGGCCCTCGGGGCTGGTTCGAACTCGACCTCGGCGCGGGGCGGAGCGTGGCGCACGCGCAGCTCACCGGCTGGTTGCTCGCCACATTGGCCAAGGACAAGACCTACGCGGCGTTCGCCGACCCCGACGCGTCCTTACCGGGGGCCGCGCCCCTGGACGCGAGCGCCGTCGAACGCAATCCGGTCAACGCGTTCCGCGCGCTCCTGAGCTGA
- the glmS gene encoding glutamine--fructose-6-phosphate transaminase (isomerizing) — protein MCGIIGYVGHRQASPVLMEALRRMEYRGYDSAGVAVVADDRTLATAKKAGRIANLERVLAAMPQVPGQLGMGHTRWATHGRPTDRNAHPHLDPAGQVAVVHNGIIENHLRLRMELEAEGVEFASDTDSEVAVHLVARAVADGPTKGDFVASVRSVVQRLHGAFTLVFAHAEHPGTIVAARRSTPLILGVGQGEMFLASDVAAFIEHTREAVELGQDEVVAITCDGYQIWSFGGEQRTGKPFHIDWDLAAAEKSGYEHFMLKEIAEQPQAIADTLLGHFDGGRVVLDEQRFTDQDLRDVDKIFVVACGSAHLSGLIAKYAIEHWTRLPVEVELASEFRYRDPVLDSSTLVLAISQSGETLDTLEAVRHAKEQGAKVLAICNTNGAQIPREADGVLYTHAGPEIAVASTKGFITQVVANYLVGLALAGARGTKYPDEVAREIAELEAIPDLLRHVLGQMEPVRELATQLSGASTILFLGRHMGYPVALEGALKLKELAYMHAEGFAAGELKHGPIALVEEGVPIVVVAPPVKSMLHAKVLSNIQEVQARGARTIVIAEEGDDAAAPHADHLFTVPAVSTLWQPLLAVVPLQVFAAQVAIARGLDVDKPRNLAKSVTVE, from the coding sequence ATGTGCGGCATCATCGGCTACGTCGGGCACCGGCAAGCGAGTCCAGTCCTGATGGAAGCATTACGCAGGATGGAATACCGGGGCTACGACAGCGCGGGGGTCGCCGTGGTCGCCGACGACCGCACCCTCGCCACGGCGAAGAAAGCCGGTCGCATCGCGAACCTGGAACGCGTGCTCGCCGCCATGCCGCAGGTCCCCGGCCAGCTCGGGATGGGCCACACCCGGTGGGCGACGCACGGTCGCCCCACCGACCGCAACGCCCACCCGCACCTCGACCCCGCCGGCCAGGTCGCGGTCGTGCACAACGGGATCATTGAGAACCATCTGCGTCTGCGCATGGAGCTGGAAGCGGAGGGTGTGGAATTCGCCAGCGACACCGACAGCGAGGTCGCCGTCCACCTCGTCGCGCGCGCGGTGGCCGACGGCCCGACAAAGGGCGACTTCGTCGCGAGCGTCCGCTCGGTCGTGCAGCGCCTGCACGGGGCCTTCACCCTGGTGTTCGCCCACGCCGAGCATCCGGGGACGATTGTCGCCGCACGGCGCTCCACCCCGCTCATCCTCGGCGTCGGCCAGGGCGAGATGTTCCTCGCCTCGGATGTCGCGGCTTTCATCGAGCACACCCGCGAGGCGGTCGAGCTCGGCCAGGACGAAGTCGTGGCCATCACCTGCGACGGCTACCAGATCTGGTCCTTCGGCGGCGAACAGCGCACCGGCAAGCCGTTCCACATCGACTGGGACCTCGCGGCGGCGGAGAAAAGCGGCTACGAGCATTTCATGCTCAAAGAGATCGCCGAACAGCCCCAGGCCATCGCCGACACCCTCCTCGGCCACTTCGACGGGGGGCGGGTTGTGCTCGACGAGCAGCGCTTCACCGACCAGGACCTGCGGGACGTGGACAAGATCTTCGTCGTCGCCTGCGGCTCCGCGCACCTTTCGGGGCTCATCGCCAAATACGCCATCGAGCACTGGACCCGGCTGCCGGTGGAGGTGGAGCTCGCGAGCGAATTCCGCTACCGAGACCCGGTGTTGGACAGCTCCACCCTGGTGCTCGCCATCTCGCAGTCCGGGGAAACCCTCGACACCCTCGAAGCGGTCCGGCACGCCAAAGAACAAGGCGCGAAAGTCCTCGCCATCTGCAACACCAATGGCGCGCAAATCCCCCGTGAAGCGGACGGGGTGCTGTACACGCACGCCGGCCCCGAGATCGCCGTCGCGTCCACCAAGGGCTTCATCACCCAGGTCGTCGCGAACTACCTCGTCGGCCTCGCCCTGGCGGGGGCGAGGGGCACCAAATACCCCGACGAGGTCGCCCGCGAGATCGCCGAACTCGAAGCCATCCCGGACCTTTTGCGCCATGTGCTGGGCCAGATGGAGCCGGTGCGCGAACTCGCCACACAGCTCTCCGGGGCCTCGACGATCCTGTTCCTCGGCCGCCACATGGGGTACCCGGTGGCGCTCGAAGGGGCGTTGAAGCTCAAAGAGCTCGCGTACATGCACGCGGAAGGCTTCGCCGCTGGCGAGCTCAAACACGGGCCGATCGCCCTGGTCGAAGAGGGCGTGCCGATCGTGGTCGTCGCACCGCCGGTCAAGTCCATGCTGCACGCGAAAGTGCTCAGCAACATCCAGGAGGTCCAGGCGCGCGGGGCGCGGACCATCGTCATCGCGGAAGAGGGCGACGACGCGGCGGCGCCGCACGCCGACCACCTTTTTACCGTGCCCGCCGTGTCCACGCTCTGGCAGCCGCTGCTCGCGGTCGTCCCGTTGCAGGTCTTCGCGGCCCAGGTCGCCATTGCTCGGGGCCTTGATGTGGACAAGCCGCGCAACCTCGCGAAATCTGTCACGGTCGAGTAG
- a CDS encoding NAD(P)H-hydrate dehydratase, with translation MPSYYPAALVKRADESLIRALAPGVPMRRAAFGLAQVVLRELRDHAGGAVGQKVWLVVGVGDNGADALWAGAFLKRRGVDVRALLLNPRRAHPAGLAAFRRAGGKFVDDVPDAPAPFGGGPGRGVVVDGVVGLSGKGPLRGHAAEIFSRPSGHRVVAVDLPSGVDPDTGAVAGPAVTADVTVAMGVFKQAHALNPGRCGRLELVDIGYPEAGFGPLGVLDGARGLTALGQERLAALLPAPGPGDDKYTQGVLGVVAGSPTYPGAGALCASGALATTSGMVRAVGPGAKALVAVHPELVVSEDVESTGRVNAWVLGPGADESTRALLLRALATDLPVVADASALRLVPDAIKRRSAPTVVTPHEREFEAFAGRPVGADRAAAAAALATECGATVLLKGHVTIIAEPGGQVLVNIAGNSWAATAGSGDVLSGMIGALLASAAAEHAAPVAAAIHSRAAALAAGAEPGAPITASALAARIPDAIRSARASGLARRTPSVRAAGRTGDGNAIGSYP, from the coding sequence ATGCCTTCTTATTATCCGGCGGCCCTGGTCAAACGGGCGGACGAGTCGTTGATCCGAGCGCTCGCCCCTGGGGTTCCGATGCGCCGCGCCGCGTTCGGCCTGGCGCAGGTGGTTTTGCGCGAACTGCGCGATCATGCCGGGGGCGCGGTCGGCCAGAAGGTTTGGTTGGTCGTCGGCGTCGGGGACAATGGCGCTGACGCGCTCTGGGCAGGGGCGTTCCTCAAACGCCGGGGCGTGGACGTGCGTGCGCTGCTGCTGAACCCGCGGCGCGCGCACCCTGCGGGCCTGGCCGCGTTCCGCCGCGCTGGCGGGAAATTCGTCGACGACGTGCCCGACGCGCCCGCCCCGTTCGGCGGCGGGCCCGGACGCGGCGTTGTGGTGGACGGGGTGGTCGGTTTGTCCGGGAAGGGGCCATTGCGCGGGCACGCTGCGGAGATTTTCAGCAGGCCCAGCGGGCATCGGGTCGTCGCAGTGGACCTTCCGAGCGGCGTCGACCCGGACACCGGGGCGGTGGCCGGGCCTGCCGTCACAGCGGATGTGACGGTGGCGATGGGGGTGTTCAAACAGGCCCATGCCCTCAACCCTGGGCGCTGCGGCCGGTTGGAACTGGTCGACATCGGTTACCCGGAAGCCGGTTTCGGCCCGTTGGGCGTGCTCGACGGGGCGCGCGGCCTGACCGCGTTGGGGCAGGAGCGCCTCGCGGCTCTGCTGCCGGCGCCGGGACCGGGGGACGACAAATACACGCAGGGCGTGCTCGGCGTCGTCGCCGGATCGCCGACATACCCCGGAGCCGGGGCGCTCTGCGCCTCGGGGGCGCTGGCGACGACCTCGGGCATGGTGCGAGCCGTGGGCCCAGGCGCGAAAGCGCTCGTCGCCGTGCATCCGGAACTTGTGGTGAGCGAGGACGTCGAATCGACGGGACGGGTGAACGCCTGGGTTCTCGGCCCGGGCGCGGACGAGTCCACGCGCGCGCTGCTGTTGCGCGCGCTGGCCACGGATCTGCCGGTCGTCGCGGACGCCAGCGCGCTGCGCCTGGTCCCCGACGCGATCAAACGCCGGTCCGCGCCGACGGTCGTCACCCCGCACGAGCGGGAGTTCGAAGCGTTCGCGGGCCGCCCGGTCGGTGCCGACCGGGCGGCTGCCGCAGCGGCGTTGGCGACCGAGTGCGGGGCGACAGTGCTGCTCAAAGGCCACGTCACGATCATCGCGGAGCCGGGCGGGCAGGTTCTGGTGAACATCGCGGGGAATTCTTGGGCGGCCACTGCGGGCTCGGGCGATGTGCTTTCCGGCATGATCGGCGCATTGCTCGCCTCGGCGGCCGCCGAGCACGCGGCCCCTGTCGCCGCTGCGATCCACAGTCGCGCCGCGGCCCTCGCCGCGGGCGCCGAGCCCGGAGCCCCGATCACCGCCAGCGCGCTCGCCGCGCGCATTCCCGACGCCATCCGCTCCGCGCGCGCGAGCGGGCTTGCGCGGCGGACTCCCAGCGTGCGGGCCGCGGGGCGGACAGGCGATGGCAACGCGATAGGGTCATACCCATGA
- the alr gene encoding alanine racemase, producing MIPAVQATVDHHAIAHNVRLLAQASAPAQVIAVLKANAYGHGAVPVARTALAAGAAQIGVATLAEAFELRQGGIEAPIIAWLHAFDPDEAVAVFAEAIASGIELGVSTSSQVRAVAEAALRADQLAVVAVKVDTGLNRGGFARGEWRKAFADLANAEAAGAVQVRGVFSHLANADRPEYRTNAEQARSLREAVSFARAAGLAPELVHLANSPAVLTRPKALVNELPVFNATRPGVAVYGLSPIMGRDFGLIPAMTLTARVGLTKRIHAGDGVSYGHDFVAASDTTLALLPIGYADGLQRALAGKFEVSIGGRRYPGVGRVCMDQVLVDLGPGEPKVREGDTAVLFGPGSDGEQTADDWARAAGTINYEIVTQLRGRVQLRHIHQREPVDQLRHTHHA from the coding sequence ATGATCCCCGCGGTGCAGGCGACGGTCGACCATCATGCCATCGCGCACAATGTCCGGCTGCTCGCCCAGGCTTCGGCCCCGGCTCAGGTCATCGCGGTGCTCAAAGCCAATGCCTACGGGCATGGCGCTGTGCCGGTGGCGCGGACCGCCCTTGCCGCTGGCGCGGCTCAGATCGGCGTCGCGACCCTGGCCGAGGCATTCGAGCTGCGTCAAGGCGGGATCGAAGCCCCGATCATCGCATGGCTGCACGCCTTCGACCCAGACGAGGCCGTCGCCGTGTTCGCCGAGGCGATCGCTTCGGGGATCGAGCTGGGCGTTTCCACTTCGTCGCAGGTGCGCGCTGTGGCCGAGGCGGCTCTGCGGGCCGACCAGCTCGCCGTCGTCGCGGTGAAGGTGGACACGGGCTTGAACCGAGGGGGCTTCGCGCGCGGAGAGTGGCGCAAGGCCTTCGCCGATCTCGCGAACGCGGAGGCGGCCGGGGCGGTGCAGGTGCGCGGGGTGTTCAGCCACCTCGCCAACGCCGACCGGCCCGAATACCGCACCAACGCCGAACAGGCGAGGAGCCTGCGCGAAGCCGTCTCGTTCGCCCGCGCGGCGGGTTTGGCCCCCGAACTGGTGCACCTCGCCAATTCCCCCGCAGTGCTCACCCGGCCGAAAGCACTGGTCAATGAGCTGCCTGTGTTCAACGCGACCCGTCCCGGCGTCGCGGTGTACGGGCTTTCCCCCATTATGGGCCGGGATTTCGGGCTCATCCCGGCGATGACTTTGACGGCGCGGGTCGGGTTGACCAAACGGATCCACGCAGGCGACGGCGTCTCCTACGGGCACGACTTCGTCGCCGCGTCCGACACGACACTGGCGCTTTTGCCCATCGGTTACGCGGACGGGCTGCAACGCGCGCTCGCGGGAAAATTCGAGGTGTCCATCGGCGGGCGGCGTTATCCGGGGGTGGGCCGGGTCTGCATGGACCAAGTGCTCGTCGATCTCGGGCCGGGCGAGCCGAAGGTGCGCGAGGGCGACACCGCGGTCCTGTTCGGGCCGGGCTCCGACGGGGAGCAGACGGCCGACGACTGGGCGCGGGCGGCGGGCACCATCAACTACGAGATCGTCACCCAGCTGCGCGGCCGCGTGCAACTGCGCCACATCCACCAACGCGAGCCCGTCGACCAACTGCGCCATACCCATCATGCCTGA
- the tsaE gene encoding tRNA (adenosine(37)-N6)-threonylcarbamoyltransferase complex ATPase subunit type 1 TsaE — MPEPSERVLATAHETFSLGHELAAQLRAGDVVVLVGPMGAGKTTLTRGIAHGLGVSGRVQSPSFVIVHTHPPAQGGLALAHVDAQRLGGHAEFQALELEDALAAGVVVVEWGEGHAEGLGSRALEVRIEPDWETDVRRISWWWRP; from the coding sequence ATGCCTGAGCCGTCCGAGCGCGTTCTCGCGACTGCGCACGAAACATTTTCCCTCGGTCACGAGCTGGCCGCGCAGCTGCGCGCCGGCGACGTGGTGGTGCTCGTCGGCCCGATGGGCGCGGGGAAGACCACGCTGACCCGAGGCATCGCGCACGGGCTCGGCGTCAGCGGCAGGGTGCAGTCGCCGAGTTTCGTCATTGTGCACACCCACCCCCCTGCCCAGGGCGGTCTCGCGCTGGCCCATGTGGACGCGCAGCGGCTCGGCGGGCACGCCGAATTCCAGGCGTTGGAGCTGGAAGACGCCCTCGCGGCCGGGGTGGTCGTCGTCGAATGGGGCGAAGGGCACGCCGAAGGGCTGGGCTCTCGCGCGCTCGAAGTTCGGATCGAGCCCGACTGGGAGACCGACGTGCGCAGAATCAGCTGGTGGTGGCGACCATGA